AGGTCCGCGTGGACGAGGGCGAGTCCGTGCCGTCGGTCACGTGCCTGTGGAAGGGCGCCGACTGGGCCGAGCGCGAGACCTACGACATGTTCGGCATCCGCTTCGACGGCCACCCCGACTTGAAACGCATATACCTGCCCCACGACTGGGAGGGATACCCCCTGCGCAAGGATTATCCGCTGCGGGGCTACAAGGACCGCTACAACCCCTTCGGCGTGGAGAAGGGATAGGAAGCGCCCATGGCTGAACTTGAAGAGGCGATAAAGACCGAGCGGATAACGCTCCACCTCGGGCCCCAGCACCCCTCCTCCCACGGCGTGCTCCACCTGGTCGTCGACCTCCAGGGCGAGAAGGTCCTGCGGGCCGAGCCCGACATCGGATACCTCCACCGCGGC
Above is a window of Deltaproteobacteria bacterium DNA encoding:
- a CDS encoding NADH-quinone oxidoreductase subunit C codes for the protein MEERGEVTHVVGKEGLIELCRFLRSDVELRMNFLSDVLGVDHRPRKPRFDVVYHLYSIPRKLRLRLKVRVDEGESVPSVTCLWKGADWAERETYDMFGIRFDGHPDLKRIYLPHDWEGYPLRKDYPLRGYKDRYNPFGVEKG